In Pyrus communis chromosome 1, drPyrComm1.1, whole genome shotgun sequence, the following are encoded in one genomic region:
- the LOC137736156 gene encoding uncharacterized protein has translation MNKGMSRKQPAPPQPAANPAKQRATSAEEEFVDDDVFLDETLFETEARHSPMSYTSASRSIDLSFSAIGESHREFLPNWSGSLSLSGFLGLQRKGVSAKMVAAGGEHTAAVTEDGSLYGWGWGRYGNLGLGDRNDCMVPERVSMVNFGQVGVGDNIDPCSPVQVKFPHEQKVVQISCGWRHTFAVTERQNVFSKRGKAIDKMERIVLIRPRNHVSER, from the exons ATGAACAAAGGCATGAGCAGAAAACAGCCAGCGCCGCCACAACCGGCGGCGAACCCAGCCAAGCAGCGGGCCACGTCCGCAGAAGAAGAATTCGTCGACGATGACGTCTTCCTCGACGAAACCCTTTTCGAGACAGAGGCCCGCCACTCTCCCATGTCCTACACTTCCGCCTCCCGAAGCATCGATCTGTCA TTTTCAGCAATTGGAGAGAGCCATAGGGAATTTCTGCCTAATTGGTCCGGGTCGCTGTCATTATCCGGATTTTTGGGGTTACAAAGGAAG GGGGTATCTGCCAAAATGGTTGCTGCTGGTGGTGAACATACTGCAGCTGTCACAGAAGATGGGTCCCTCTATGGATGGGGCTGGGGCCGATATGGAAACTTGGGCCTTGGTGATAGGAACGATTGCATGGTTCCGGAGAGGGTTTCTATGGTTAAC TTTGGACAAGTTGGAGTGGGTGACAACATCGATCCCTGTTCTCCTGTGCAAGTTAAATTTCCCCATGAGCAG AAAGTAGTTCAAATATCTTGTGGATGGAGACACACTTTTGCTGTTACTGAAAGACAAAATGTGTTCTCCAAGAGGGGCAAGGCGATAGACAAGATGGAGAGAATCGTGCTCATCAGGCCACGAAATCATGTGTCGGAAAGATGA